The following coding sequences are from one Methyloceanibacter stevinii window:
- a CDS encoding efflux RND transporter periplasmic adaptor subunit, which produces MQQRNESAKREAQDSKGGKPSVSDTPASKPPSGSEQEAAASGRGGRLLFITLAVLAVAGLVYWYMSAPQEAQQAGAPGGAPPAPPVTVSAPLVETLREWSDFTGQFMAQESVEIRARVSGYLESVNFKDGQLVKKGDLLFVIEPRPFEIALDSAKADLVQAEAQLDLAKVQLERTAELHKKSYASGQTFDERAAEVKNATAARDKARAEVDQAQLNLDYTRVLAPVSGRVGRHEVSVGNLVVGGPGETTLLTTIVSLDPIWLMFNISEGDGMTYKRLIQKGEVQSARTNSVAVEGQLMDETDWPLKGAIDFVDNQYDRSSGTIRVRASFPNKDLFITPGQFGRVRVPMSQEKPTMLVPDAAVVTDQSTKLLFTVAEDGTVVPKPVELGSVTDDGLRVVRSGITRDDKVVINGLLRARPGQKVTPQPGEIKPKGQQASAQ; this is translated from the coding sequence ATGCAGCAGAGAAACGAAAGCGCCAAGCGCGAGGCACAGGACTCGAAGGGCGGCAAGCCATCCGTGTCCGATACGCCGGCATCCAAGCCGCCGTCCGGATCGGAACAGGAAGCGGCCGCGTCGGGCCGTGGCGGCAGACTCCTTTTCATCACGCTGGCTGTGCTGGCCGTGGCCGGGCTCGTGTACTGGTACATGTCCGCTCCTCAGGAAGCGCAACAGGCAGGCGCTCCCGGCGGCGCGCCGCCCGCGCCACCGGTCACGGTGTCCGCGCCGCTGGTCGAGACGCTGCGGGAATGGAGTGACTTCACGGGACAGTTCATGGCTCAGGAATCCGTCGAGATCCGCGCCCGAGTCAGCGGCTACCTGGAATCGGTCAATTTCAAAGACGGACAATTGGTGAAGAAGGGCGATCTTCTCTTCGTCATCGAGCCGCGTCCGTTCGAAATTGCGCTGGACTCGGCCAAGGCCGACCTTGTCCAAGCCGAGGCCCAACTCGACCTTGCCAAGGTGCAGCTTGAGCGCACGGCTGAGCTGCATAAGAAAAGCTATGCCTCGGGGCAGACCTTCGACGAGCGCGCCGCGGAAGTGAAGAACGCGACGGCGGCTCGCGACAAGGCTCGCGCGGAAGTCGATCAGGCGCAGTTGAACCTTGACTACACGCGCGTTCTGGCGCCCGTCTCCGGCCGTGTGGGCCGTCACGAAGTGAGTGTCGGCAACCTGGTCGTCGGCGGCCCCGGCGAGACGACGTTGCTCACGACCATTGTTTCGCTCGATCCGATCTGGCTGATGTTCAACATCAGCGAGGGCGACGGCATGACCTACAAGCGCCTCATCCAGAAAGGCGAGGTGCAGTCCGCCCGCACCAACAGCGTGGCGGTCGAAGGCCAGCTCATGGACGAGACGGACTGGCCGCTGAAGGGCGCGATCGACTTCGTCGACAACCAATACGACCGTTCCTCCGGCACGATCCGCGTCCGCGCATCGTTTCCCAACAAGGACCTGTTCATCACGCCCGGACAGTTCGGCCGCGTGCGCGTGCCCATGTCCCAGGAGAAGCCGACGATGCTCGTGCCCGACGCCGCCGTGGTCACGGACCAGTCGACAAAACTGCTGTTCACCGTGGCCGAAGACGGGACGGTCGTGCCGAAACCCGTGGAGCTTGGTTCTGTGACGGATGACGGCTTGCGTGTCGTCCGGAGTGGCATCACCCGCGACGACAAGGTCGTCATCAACGGGTTGTTGAGGGCGCGGCCCGGTCAGAAGGTCACGCCGCAGCCCGGCGAAATCAAACCTAAAGGGCAACAGGCCTCCGCTCAATGA
- a CDS encoding efflux RND transporter permease subunit, producing MKLSHFFIDRPIFAAVISILITLIGGVAYFSLPVSQYPEIAPPSIQVTAQYPGASAEIVANTVATPIEQEVNGVDDMIYMTSQSTGDGSMSLTVTFKLGTDLDTAQVLVQNRVAIATPRLPEEVRSLGVQVVKQSPDLMMVIHLSSPDDSRDMLYVSNHATLHVRDVLSRIDGVGNVRIFGARDYAMRVWLDPDKLALRNLTAGDVISALRGQNVQVAAGVINQPPVPQPGAFQLNVETQGRLTTPEDFGNIIVKVEGEGRVVRVRDVARVELGAADYNLNGYLDGRIAIPMGIFQRPGSNALDTAAEVEAAMEELSKSFPAGLRYDIVYNPTVFISESIEAVLHTMFEAVILVVLVIVIFLQTWRASLIPIVAIPISLVGTFTVLSAIGYSLNNLSLFGLVLAIGIVVDDAIVVVENVERNIREGLKPREAAYRTMDEVGTALIAMTLVVCAVFIPTLFLSGILGQFFRQFAVTIATATLISLVVSLTLSPALCALLFKPHEAGEKKGLIGRVLDRAFGVFNRGFDWVANKYGALTGRLLRMSGIMLAIYAGLIGLTVFQFRAAPTGFIPNQDLGYLINIIQLPPGAALSRTDEVALKVTKIALETPGVAHAVPIVGLDGATFTTNSNSAVVFTPLEPFQERAKKGLSAAAISGALNQGFASIEDAFILSISPPPVRGIGTTGGFKMEVQDTKGAPLSQLAEVAQTLMGAANQDPGLSRVFTTFNTGTPSVYADIDRVRAEMLGVNADDIFQTLEVYLGSQYVNDFNFLGRVYRVTAQADGKFRQDLHAISQLQARNAAGEMVPLGSVAAFRDITGPYRVEHFNLFPAAAVQGGTKPGFSSGYGLEAMERLAAEVLPEGYSYQWTELAYQEKQAGDTAIFVFAAAVVFVFLLLAAQYESWGLPLAVILIVPMCLLAAVSGLMLRGMDINILGQVGFVVLIALAAKNAILIVEFARQNEEQGQDRFQAVVEAARVRLRPILMTALAFILGVVPLVIATGAGSEMRQSLGTAVFSGMLGVTAFGLIFTPIFYVVVRKFMPDRKLPEEESAKPAE from the coding sequence ATGAAGCTCTCGCACTTCTTCATCGACCGGCCGATCTTCGCCGCCGTTATCTCGATCCTCATTACGCTGATCGGCGGCGTCGCTTATTTCAGCTTGCCGGTTTCACAGTATCCCGAGATCGCGCCGCCATCGATTCAGGTGACGGCGCAATATCCGGGCGCGTCCGCCGAGATCGTCGCCAATACCGTCGCCACGCCCATCGAGCAGGAAGTGAACGGCGTGGACGACATGATCTACATGACGTCTCAGTCGACCGGCGATGGCTCGATGTCGCTGACCGTGACGTTCAAGTTGGGCACGGACCTCGATACGGCGCAGGTGCTGGTGCAGAACCGCGTCGCGATCGCGACCCCGCGTCTGCCTGAGGAAGTGCGCTCGCTTGGCGTCCAGGTCGTGAAGCAGTCGCCGGACCTCATGATGGTGATCCATCTGAGTTCGCCCGACGATAGCCGCGACATGCTGTACGTCTCGAACCATGCGACGCTGCATGTGAGGGATGTGCTGTCGCGTATCGACGGCGTCGGAAATGTCAGGATCTTCGGCGCGCGAGACTACGCGATGCGCGTCTGGCTCGACCCCGACAAGCTGGCCCTCCGCAATCTCACCGCGGGCGATGTCATCAGCGCCTTGCGCGGACAGAACGTGCAGGTCGCGGCCGGCGTGATCAACCAGCCGCCGGTGCCCCAGCCTGGAGCCTTTCAGCTCAATGTCGAGACGCAAGGGCGTCTGACGACGCCCGAGGACTTCGGCAATATCATTGTGAAGGTCGAGGGGGAGGGGCGTGTCGTGCGGGTGCGCGACGTGGCCCGGGTGGAACTTGGGGCCGCGGACTACAACCTGAATGGCTATCTCGATGGCCGCATCGCGATCCCGATGGGCATCTTCCAGCGTCCGGGCTCCAATGCGCTCGATACGGCCGCCGAGGTCGAGGCCGCCATGGAGGAGCTTTCGAAGTCCTTCCCGGCCGGTCTGCGTTACGACATCGTCTACAACCCGACGGTCTTTATCTCCGAATCGATCGAGGCCGTGCTGCATACGATGTTCGAGGCCGTCATCCTGGTGGTGCTCGTCATCGTCATCTTCCTCCAGACATGGCGCGCGTCGCTGATCCCCATCGTCGCAATTCCGATTTCGCTCGTGGGCACGTTCACTGTGCTTTCGGCGATCGGGTATTCGCTGAACAACCTGTCGCTATTCGGCTTGGTGCTCGCGATCGGCATCGTGGTCGACGACGCGATCGTGGTGGTGGAGAATGTCGAACGTAACATTCGTGAGGGCCTCAAGCCGCGTGAAGCGGCTTACCGCACGATGGACGAGGTCGGCACCGCGCTGATCGCGATGACCCTCGTCGTTTGCGCGGTGTTCATCCCGACGCTGTTCCTGAGCGGCATTCTCGGCCAGTTCTTCCGCCAGTTCGCGGTGACCATCGCGACAGCCACGCTGATCTCACTCGTCGTGTCACTGACCTTGAGTCCGGCACTGTGCGCGCTGCTGTTCAAGCCGCATGAGGCCGGCGAGAAAAAGGGACTGATCGGACGGGTGCTCGACCGGGCCTTCGGTGTCTTCAATCGTGGCTTCGATTGGGTGGCGAACAAGTATGGCGCGCTCACGGGCCGGCTCTTGCGCATGTCCGGCATCATGCTGGCGATCTATGCCGGACTGATCGGGTTGACCGTCTTTCAGTTCCGCGCGGCGCCGACGGGCTTCATTCCGAACCAAGATCTCGGCTATCTCATCAACATCATCCAGTTGCCGCCAGGCGCGGCCTTGTCCCGTACCGACGAGGTGGCCCTGAAGGTGACCAAGATCGCCCTCGAGACGCCGGGCGTTGCCCATGCGGTTCCGATCGTCGGCCTGGACGGTGCCACCTTCACCACGAACTCGAACTCGGCAGTGGTCTTCACGCCGCTCGAGCCGTTCCAGGAGCGGGCGAAAAAGGGCCTGAGCGCGGCCGCCATCTCCGGTGCGCTCAACCAGGGCTTCGCGTCCATCGAGGATGCGTTCATCTTGAGCATCTCGCCGCCGCCGGTGCGCGGAATCGGCACCACGGGCGGCTTCAAGATGGAGGTGCAGGACACGAAGGGCGCGCCGTTGTCGCAACTTGCGGAAGTCGCGCAGACGTTGATGGGCGCGGCGAACCAGGACCCCGGTCTTTCGCGCGTGTTCACGACCTTCAACACCGGTACGCCCAGTGTCTACGCGGATATTGACCGGGTGCGCGCCGAAATGCTCGGTGTGAACGCGGACGACATCTTCCAGACGCTCGAGGTCTACCTCGGCTCACAATACGTGAACGACTTCAACTTCCTCGGGCGCGTGTACCGCGTGACCGCGCAGGCGGACGGCAAGTTCCGCCAGGATCTGCACGCGATATCGCAACTCCAGGCGCGCAATGCGGCAGGCGAAATGGTGCCGCTGGGCTCTGTGGCCGCGTTCCGCGACATCACCGGGCCGTACCGGGTTGAGCACTTCAACCTGTTTCCCGCGGCAGCCGTGCAAGGCGGAACGAAACCGGGCTTTTCGAGCGGCTACGGATTGGAGGCCATGGAGCGGCTCGCGGCCGAAGTCCTTCCCGAAGGCTATTCCTACCAATGGACCGAGCTCGCCTATCAAGAGAAACAAGCCGGCGACACCGCCATCTTTGTATTCGCCGCGGCGGTTGTGTTCGTGTTCCTGCTGCTCGCCGCTCAATATGAGAGCTGGGGCTTGCCGCTCGCTGTCATCTTGATCGTGCCCATGTGTTTGCTAGCCGCGGTCAGTGGATTGATGCTGCGCGGGATGGACATCAACATTCTGGGACAGGTCGGCTTTGTCGTCTTGATTGCCTTGGCCGCGAAGAACGCCATTCTGATTGTCGAATTCGCGCGGCAGAACGAGGAGCAAGGCCAGGACCGGTTCCAGGCCGTGGTCGAGGCGGCGCGCGTGCGCTTGCGGCCGATTCTGATGACGGCACTGGCCTTTATTCTCGGTGTCGTGCCGCTCGTCATCGCGACCGGGGCCGGCTCTGAGATGCGCCAGTCCCTGGGCACGGCCGTGTTCTCTGGCATGCTGGGCGTTACGGCGTTCGGCCTGATCTTCACGCCGATCTTCTATGTCGTGGTGCGGAAGTTCATGCCGGACCGGAAGTTGCCGGAGGAAGAGAGCGCCAAGCCTGCGGAGTAG
- a CDS encoding circularly permuted type 2 ATP-grasp protein produces MAGEVPTDSAEYYAKFFNEMKDSEGNVRPAYKQLAKFLDGLSLESLATKQEAADALFRRLGITFAVYTEGGSTERLIPFDLIPRILHHSEWDLVERGCLQRVKAINMFLYDIYHNQEILKAELVPAELVFKNPAFGPRSVLIFRRVYAHVAGVDLVRTGERDFFVLEDNVRTPSGVSYLLENREIMMRLFPDAFNGQAVSPVGNYPERLLENLRAVAPGGAEDPVVVLLTPGRYNSAYFEHVFLAEQMGIDLVEGVDLFVRDGYVWMRTTEGPVRVDVIYRRLDDDFMDPLAFYPGSLLAVPGLLSVIRAGHVALANALGTGVADDKAMYTYVPRMIEFYLGEHAILNNVQTYMLRDPKQCQHVLQNIENLVVKEVQGSGGYGMLIGPASTKAEQEAYKARVLQDPANFIAQPTLTLSTSPTLCNGNIEPRHVDLRPFVLSGNETSVIPGGLTRVALREKSLVVNSSQGGGTKDTWVLERGAC; encoded by the coding sequence ATGGCAGGGGAAGTTCCGACGGACTCTGCCGAGTATTACGCCAAATTTTTCAATGAGATGAAGGATTCCGAGGGCAATGTGCGGCCTGCCTATAAGCAGCTCGCCAAGTTCCTCGACGGCCTTTCGCTCGAATCTCTTGCGACCAAGCAAGAAGCCGCCGATGCGCTCTTCCGCAGGCTTGGCATCACCTTCGCCGTCTATACGGAAGGCGGTTCGACCGAGCGCCTGATCCCCTTCGATTTGATCCCGCGAATCCTGCACCACTCCGAATGGGATCTGGTCGAGCGCGGTTGCCTTCAGCGGGTGAAGGCAATCAACATGTTCCTGTACGACATCTATCACAACCAGGAGATTCTGAAGGCCGAGCTCGTCCCGGCGGAGCTCGTGTTCAAGAACCCCGCCTTCGGCCCGAGATCGGTGTTGATCTTCCGAAGGGTCTACGCGCACGTCGCCGGCGTCGATCTCGTCCGCACGGGCGAGCGCGACTTCTTCGTGCTCGAGGACAATGTCCGCACCCCGTCGGGCGTGTCCTATCTTCTCGAGAACCGGGAAATCATGATGCGGCTGTTCCCGGACGCCTTTAACGGCCAGGCCGTGTCGCCGGTCGGCAACTACCCCGAACGCCTGTTGGAGAATTTGCGCGCTGTCGCGCCGGGCGGGGCGGAAGACCCGGTCGTCGTGCTGCTGACGCCCGGCCGCTACAACAGCGCCTATTTCGAACATGTATTTCTCGCCGAGCAGATGGGCATCGATCTTGTCGAAGGCGTCGATCTGTTCGTGCGCGATGGCTATGTCTGGATGCGCACGACCGAGGGTCCGGTCCGCGTCGATGTGATCTATCGCCGTCTCGACGACGATTTCATGGACCCGCTCGCGTTCTATCCCGGGTCGTTGCTCGCGGTTCCCGGCCTTCTGTCGGTGATCCGCGCAGGCCATGTCGCCCTCGCCAACGCGCTCGGAACCGGCGTGGCCGACGACAAGGCCATGTACACTTACGTGCCCCGCATGATCGAGTTTTATCTCGGCGAGCACGCGATTCTGAACAACGTTCAGACCTACATGCTGCGCGATCCCAAGCAGTGCCAGCACGTTCTCCAGAACATCGAGAATCTCGTTGTGAAAGAGGTCCAGGGCTCCGGCGGTTACGGCATGCTGATTGGGCCGGCCTCCACCAAGGCGGAGCAGGAGGCCTACAAGGCGCGCGTGCTGCAGGACCCGGCCAATTTCATCGCTCAGCCGACACTCACACTTTCCACCTCGCCGACCCTGTGCAACGGCAACATCGAGCCGCGTCATGTGGACCTGAGGCCGTTCGTGCTCTCGGGCAACGAGACGTCCGTCATACCGGGCGGCCTGACGCGTGTGGCGCTTCGCGAGAAGTCGCTGGTCGTCAATTCGAGCCAAGGCGGCGGGACGAAGGACACTTGGGTTTTGGAGCGTGGAGCATGCTGA
- a CDS encoding alpha-E domain-containing protein — protein sequence MLSRTAEDLYWMARNMERAENTARMLEVSFRLALLPTSLGREEQFEPILTIAPGDDDFHERYDALTHENLVRYVALDPENNGSIYSLIRNARENARARRASISSEAWETLNATWLQMQSFDYDEVERWGFRDFFDWVKERSHLFRGVVFGTMLHDDGFRFLRLGTFIERADNTARILDVKYHVLLPDTEKVGGYVDYYQWAALLRSVGAYRAYRRIYHDTIYPWRVAELLILREDMPRSLHHCYAIVLSTLDELSKEKPLECRRLAGQTHAQLCYGQIQAVFREGLHEYLTRFIEDNHALGSQIQEDFLMTPMVMAEAV from the coding sequence ATGCTGAGCCGGACCGCCGAGGATCTGTATTGGATGGCGCGCAACATGGAGCGTGCCGAGAACACCGCCCGCATGCTCGAGGTGAGTTTCCGGCTCGCCCTGCTGCCGACTTCGCTCGGCCGGGAAGAACAGTTCGAGCCGATCCTGACCATCGCGCCGGGCGACGATGATTTCCACGAGCGTTACGACGCGCTGACTCACGAGAACCTCGTGCGCTATGTCGCGCTGGACCCAGAGAACAACGGATCGATCTACTCGCTTATTCGCAATGCGCGCGAAAATGCACGTGCCCGCAGGGCCTCGATATCGAGCGAGGCGTGGGAAACCCTGAACGCGACCTGGCTGCAGATGCAGAGTTTCGACTACGACGAAGTCGAGCGGTGGGGCTTTCGGGATTTCTTCGACTGGGTCAAGGAGCGGTCCCATCTCTTTCGGGGCGTGGTCTTCGGCACCATGCTCCACGACGACGGCTTCCGGTTCTTGCGCCTTGGCACCTTCATCGAGCGTGCCGACAACACGGCCCGCATCCTCGATGTGAAGTACCACGTCCTGCTGCCGGATACCGAGAAGGTCGGCGGCTACGTTGACTACTATCAGTGGGCTGCGCTGCTCCGTTCGGTTGGCGCATACCGCGCGTACCGGCGCATCTACCACGACACGATCTATCCCTGGCGCGTGGCCGAGCTACTGATCCTGCGGGAAGACATGCCGCGCTCCCTGCATCACTGCTACGCCATCGTACTGTCGACCTTGGACGAGCTGTCCAAGGAGAAGCCGCTGGAGTGCCGCCGGCTCGCGGGCCAGACCCACGCGCAACTCTGCTACGGGCAGATCCAGGCCGTGTTCCGCGAAGGGCTGCACGAGTATCTGACCCGCTTCATCGAGGACAACCACGCCTTGGGGTCGCAGATCCAAGAAGACTTCCTGATGACCCCGATGGTGATGGCGGAGGCCGTCTAG
- a CDS encoding transglutaminase family protein, with protein MLIRIEHSTSYEYTEPLLATTQYLRMTPLSGRTQAVENWALICPGATTTPWHDQYGNACHTLTVTKPVERLDIRVSGLVRTRDTSGVVGVASPELPVMLYLRETPATVAVEPIRELAIAAQGKDEKDRIEVLHNIMLAIAKAVAYKPGETHVHTTGAEAMEQGSGVCQDLAHIFCAAARSLDIPARYVSGYMTQGIGHDAHTASHAWAEAFVDSLGWVGFDPTNRACPDESYVRTAIGLDYSEAGPMRGVRAGGGDEEMSVRVSFPNQQ; from the coding sequence ATGCTGATCCGCATCGAGCATTCCACGTCCTACGAGTACACGGAGCCGCTCCTGGCGACGACGCAGTACTTGCGCATGACCCCGCTTTCCGGCCGCACCCAGGCGGTGGAGAATTGGGCCCTGATTTGTCCGGGCGCCACGACGACGCCCTGGCATGACCAATACGGCAACGCATGCCATACGCTCACGGTGACGAAGCCCGTCGAACGTCTCGATATCCGGGTCAGCGGCCTTGTGCGGACGCGCGATACCAGCGGCGTCGTCGGCGTGGCGTCCCCCGAGCTGCCTGTCATGCTGTATCTTCGCGAGACGCCGGCGACCGTGGCGGTGGAGCCGATCCGCGAACTCGCGATTGCGGCCCAGGGCAAGGACGAGAAGGACCGGATCGAGGTCTTGCACAACATCATGCTGGCCATCGCCAAGGCGGTCGCCTACAAGCCGGGCGAAACCCACGTCCACACGACGGGCGCCGAGGCTATGGAGCAGGGCAGTGGCGTGTGCCAGGATCTCGCGCATATTTTTTGCGCGGCCGCCCGCTCTCTCGACATTCCGGCCCGCTATGTCAGCGGGTATATGACCCAAGGCATAGGCCACGACGCCCACACGGCCAGTCATGCCTGGGCTGAGGCATTCGTTGACTCTCTCGGCTGGGTGGGGTTCGATCCCACCAATCGCGCTTGCCCAGATGAGTCGTATGTCCGGACCGCTATCGGTCTCGATTATTCCGAAGCTGGTCCCATGCGCGGCGTTCGGGCAGGCGGCGGTGACGAAGAAATGAGTGTCCGCGTCAGTTTTCCAAATCAGCAATAA